The Algoriphagus sp. TR-M9 genome has a window encoding:
- a CDS encoding patatin-like phospholipase family protein: protein MEKSKTVSLVLSSGGARGLAHVGVIEELENRGYHIAEIAGCSAGALVGGMHAAGKLGQFKDWICHLDRLDVFSLMDFTFSSRGFIKGEKVYNALKNVVPDCQIEDLEIPFSCNAVNAITGKEIIFRKGSLYEAIRASGSIPSVFVPALVGKNSLIDGGVLNPIPISLLRNRKDHLLLVVDVNGLDSEFVEPPKKDPSGNSYLKIPQWLKDYKAKMGQYFPEEKIVAKEPSYSSFNLLKRSFDLLQDRFCELVLQQYPVDVLVKLSRKQAGTLEFHRAAELIEIGRQKAILALDEWENANLRTE, encoded by the coding sequence ATGGAGAAAAGTAAAACAGTATCCTTGGTTTTGAGTAGCGGCGGTGCGCGGGGATTAGCGCATGTGGGGGTCATAGAAGAACTGGAAAACCGAGGTTATCATATTGCGGAAATTGCTGGTTGTTCTGCCGGAGCACTGGTAGGCGGGATGCATGCTGCCGGCAAACTAGGACAGTTTAAGGATTGGATCTGCCACCTGGACAGGTTGGACGTATTTTCATTGATGGATTTTACTTTTTCCAGCCGGGGATTTATCAAGGGCGAAAAAGTGTACAACGCCCTGAAAAATGTAGTCCCAGACTGCCAAATAGAGGACCTGGAAATTCCTTTCTCCTGCAATGCCGTCAATGCGATCACGGGCAAGGAAATAATTTTCAGAAAGGGAAGTCTATATGAAGCGATCCGTGCCTCAGGGAGTATTCCCTCTGTATTCGTACCTGCACTGGTAGGTAAGAACTCCCTGATCGACGGAGGTGTGCTCAATCCCATTCCTATATCCCTACTGAGAAACAGGAAAGACCATCTACTACTGGTGGTGGATGTGAATGGCTTGGATTCGGAATTCGTAGAGCCACCCAAAAAAGACCCTTCAGGCAATAGTTATCTCAAAATTCCTCAATGGCTGAAAGACTATAAAGCCAAAATGGGCCAATATTTTCCCGAAGAAAAAATAGTCGCCAAGGAGCCCTCTTACTCCTCCTTCAATCTCCTCAAGCGATCTTTTGATCTTTTACAGGACAGATTCTGTGAGCTGGTGCTCCAGCAATATCCGGTGGATGTACTGGTAAAACTATCCCGAAAACAGGCCGGAACCCTGGAATTTCACCGGGCAGCAGAATTAATAGAAATCGGCCGACAAAAAGCAATATTGGCCTTAGACGAATGGGAAAATGCAAATCTCAGAACTGAATAA
- a CDS encoding trimeric intracellular cation channel family protein — protein sequence MDLQYALELVGTIVFAISGVLAVREREHDMFGAGFTGFITAIGGGTLRDILLDSYPLVWIGDVKFLYAILVGILAAFIFPNFLSRLRKTFFLFDTLGIAFFTVLGVEKALHLGVRPEIAAIMGMFSAVMGGVIRDTLTNEIPILFRKEIYASACLSGAIFYLVLNYFEVPRDINLLVSVALIIAIRLIAMRFKLSLPRLD from the coding sequence ATGGATTTACAATATGCCTTAGAACTGGTAGGAACCATTGTATTCGCCATTTCAGGAGTATTAGCCGTCCGGGAGCGGGAGCACGATATGTTTGGAGCTGGATTTACTGGTTTCATTACAGCCATAGGCGGAGGTACACTTCGGGACATCTTGCTGGACAGCTATCCCCTGGTCTGGATCGGAGATGTGAAGTTTCTCTATGCGATTTTGGTTGGGATTCTGGCCGCCTTTATTTTTCCCAATTTTCTGAGCAGGCTGCGCAAAACCTTCTTTTTGTTTGATACCTTGGGAATTGCATTTTTCACAGTTTTGGGGGTAGAAAAAGCCTTGCATCTAGGCGTGAGGCCAGAAATAGCCGCCATCATGGGGATGTTTTCAGCTGTGATGGGCGGAGTGATCCGGGATACCTTGACCAATGAAATCCCCATACTTTTCCGCAAGGAAATCTATGCATCAGCCTGTCTTTCGGGTGCTATTTTCTATTTAGTACTCAACTATTTCGAGGTGCCCCGGGACATCAATTTGTTGGTTTCTGTGGCATTGATTATTGCCATTCGCCTGATCGCCATGCGGTTCAAACTGAGCTTACCGAGGTTAGACTAA
- a CDS encoding VOC family protein — MSQFKPFHLAFPIRNIEETRTFYGDLLGCEIGRSTDKWIDFNFFGHQLSAHIKPEELAQAKTNEVDGKNVPVRHFGAILPWDEWHELAEKLKAHGIEFVVEPYIRFKGEVGEQATMFFLDPCGNALEFKSFRDESQIFAK, encoded by the coding sequence ATGAGCCAATTTAAACCCTTTCACCTGGCTTTCCCAATTAGGAACATCGAAGAAACACGCACATTCTATGGAGATCTACTTGGCTGTGAGATCGGTAGAAGCACGGACAAGTGGATTGATTTTAATTTCTTTGGGCATCAGCTATCTGCACACATCAAACCGGAAGAACTGGCACAGGCTAAAACCAATGAAGTGGACGGAAAAAATGTACCGGTACGACACTTTGGAGCCATTTTGCCCTGGGATGAATGGCATGAGTTGGCTGAAAAACTCAAAGCTCATGGGATAGAGTTCGTCGTTGAGCCTTATATTCGATTCAAAGGAGAAGTTGGCGAGCAAGCGACTATGTTTTTCCTGGATCCCTGTGGAAATGCACTGGAATTCAAGTCCTTTCGCGATGAATCGCAGATTTTTGCCAAATAG
- a CDS encoding DUF4221 domain-containing protein has product MNKIKLLTPIILAVLASCGTKEYVDKTNESALNSSIDFSYEVDTVLIDAGGEFLFLNMDLYFSDYSTNEGFFYNLNPESGRMEVMDLDKNALQEIIQYDLDGPNNVKGMAITGIKKADSGDLFFMNYFSLVQLDSSNTKIASYKLTNEFLNGDELAANDEIDGMGKIDKDGKYFVSFYGDYSRKDGLKGIARISLADSSLRLFPLDFWGDLDKYEVSMDPGGGRAISAPEAKFLVANGEDFIVSTTAKNELWQYSNEVDSIINHQYSSQFTENIKPGKFQQIAKNQTEFDELIQQKVDEVVFGPLVKDEASGRFYRYSRELDKSSNNYTYVLAIFDQELNQLHEEKLREDVAIPGKYLPGGMAFVHMGNLYSFLNINDELAFVRLKPIINHE; this is encoded by the coding sequence ATGAATAAAATCAAACTACTTACTCCGATTATTTTAGCAGTATTAGCCAGTTGCGGGACCAAAGAGTACGTTGATAAAACAAATGAAAGCGCCTTGAATTCCTCAATTGATTTCTCTTATGAAGTGGATACAGTGCTGATTGATGCAGGCGGCGAGTTTCTGTTTTTAAACATGGATCTATACTTTTCAGATTATTCTACCAATGAAGGATTTTTTTATAATCTTAACCCAGAATCTGGTAGAATGGAGGTCATGGATTTGGATAAAAATGCATTGCAAGAAATCATTCAGTATGACCTGGACGGCCCAAACAATGTAAAGGGAATGGCCATCACCGGGATCAAAAAGGCAGATTCAGGCGATTTGTTTTTTATGAATTACTTTTCGCTGGTTCAATTGGATTCCAGTAACACAAAAATAGCTTCTTACAAATTGACCAACGAATTTCTAAACGGGGATGAACTGGCGGCAAATGATGAAATTGATGGGATGGGTAAGATCGATAAAGACGGAAAGTACTTCGTCAGCTTTTATGGGGATTATAGCAGAAAAGACGGGCTGAAGGGAATCGCCAGAATCAGTCTCGCTGACAGTTCCTTGCGGCTCTTTCCTCTGGACTTTTGGGGGGACTTGGATAAGTATGAAGTAAGCATGGATCCAGGAGGAGGAAGAGCCATTTCAGCACCTGAAGCAAAATTTCTCGTAGCGAATGGAGAAGATTTTATCGTCTCTACCACAGCAAAAAATGAACTCTGGCAATATAGCAATGAGGTGGATAGTATAATCAATCATCAATATTCCAGCCAATTCACAGAAAATATAAAGCCCGGTAAATTTCAACAAATAGCCAAAAACCAGACAGAATTTGATGAGCTTATTCAGCAGAAAGTTGACGAGGTGGTATTTGGTCCACTAGTGAAGGATGAGGCTTCAGGCAGATTTTACAGATACTCTCGTGAGCTGGACAAAAGTTCTAACAACTATACCTATGTGCTTGCCATCTTTGATCAGGAACTAAATCAACTCCATGAGGAAAAGCTGAGAGAAGATGTGGCTATTCCTGGAAAGTATTTGCCAGGGGGGATGGCCTTTGTTCACATGGGTAATTTGTACAGTTTTCTAAATATTAATGATGAGCTAGCCTTTGTCCGCTTAAAACCTATTATAAACCATGAATAA
- a CDS encoding class I SAM-dependent methyltransferase: MQISELNKLLGNIDIYLLDQILKGRFNQQMKILDAGCGEGRNAQYFIHAGYQVFGIDQQEMAIQYLRYAAKSLDPSYDIYRFQVGKMEDIPFHYEAFDAVICSAVLHFAMDEANFWQMMDEMLRVLKPGGTLWFRMCTAFGGILEQSKEVSGGRYTLPDGSERFLLQQRHLDKLEDMGLLFLEAPKSVLVHGQRAMGVFVMEKS; encoded by the coding sequence ATGCAAATCTCAGAACTGAATAAGTTACTCGGAAATATAGATATCTACCTACTGGACCAGATCCTGAAAGGGAGATTTAACCAACAGATGAAAATCTTAGATGCAGGCTGTGGTGAGGGTAGAAATGCACAGTATTTCATCCATGCGGGCTATCAGGTTTTCGGAATCGACCAGCAGGAAATGGCCATACAGTACCTGCGTTATGCGGCAAAAAGCCTGGACCCAAGCTATGACATCTATAGATTCCAAGTGGGCAAAATGGAGGATATTCCTTTTCATTATGAGGCCTTTGATGCGGTCATCTGCTCCGCCGTTTTGCATTTTGCCATGGATGAGGCCAACTTCTGGCAGATGATGGACGAGATGCTTCGAGTGTTAAAACCCGGCGGAACGCTTTGGTTTCGGATGTGTACCGCTTTCGGAGGAATTCTGGAGCAAAGCAAGGAAGTCAGCGGAGGAAGATATACGCTTCCGGATGGCTCAGAGCGCTTTTTGCTGCAGCAGAGGCATTTGGATAAATTAGAGGATATGGGATTACTATTTCTGGAAGCTCCCAAGTCGGTTTTGGTGCATGGACAGCGGGCAATGGGGGTTTTTGTAATGGAGAAAAGCTGA
- a CDS encoding DUF4221 domain-containing protein, producing the protein MNKIKLLTPIFLAVLASCSSKESTDNSGTSTVEFTYEVDTVMVDAGEEFIHVNWNLTTSDLSEDGKYFYNFKTGADKPGLEIIDLENLNLERVIPMELDGPNAIRSPYMSDVYLLSDGTFYLSDSYVLYLFDQEGNKRSELTFANHDFDGDKLPEELRIDLNQAFDEAGNRVVTFYSDQKLEKAPLGIAVFDLENKQFFYKPVPLLSEMEKYRTNYYIDDYPVGAMFSSFYLLTKGDSLIVSNSGSNELYFYNLKTDSVSSKAYSSQYTSFEITKSFPERVDSEAEYRSLIQETRKNVHYGSLIFDGQHDVYWRFSKEMDRMKGDTLVYKNVLTAFDPQFNQLHEELLPEDFEVPYKAFVRKGMIYTFLNIDDEVAFVRYNPSFEK; encoded by the coding sequence ATGAATAAAATCAAACTACTCACTCCGATTTTTCTGGCGGTTTTGGCCAGTTGCTCTTCCAAAGAAAGCACTGATAATTCTGGCACCAGCACCGTTGAGTTCACCTATGAGGTGGATACGGTGATGGTGGATGCAGGAGAGGAGTTTATCCATGTAAACTGGAACTTAACCACTTCGGATCTCTCGGAGGATGGAAAGTATTTTTACAACTTCAAAACAGGGGCAGACAAGCCTGGGTTGGAAATCATAGACCTGGAAAACCTGAACTTGGAGCGCGTCATTCCCATGGAGCTGGATGGGCCCAATGCTATCCGCTCGCCTTATATGTCTGATGTGTATTTGCTTTCGGATGGCACCTTTTATCTTTCTGACAGCTACGTTTTATATCTTTTTGATCAGGAAGGGAATAAGCGCTCTGAGCTGACCTTTGCTAATCATGATTTCGATGGAGACAAGCTTCCTGAAGAGCTGCGGATAGACCTCAATCAGGCATTTGACGAAGCAGGTAATCGGGTGGTTACTTTTTACTCCGATCAAAAACTGGAGAAAGCTCCCTTAGGAATCGCTGTTTTTGATCTTGAGAACAAACAGTTTTTCTATAAACCAGTACCTCTTTTAAGCGAAATGGAGAAGTACCGCACCAATTACTACATAGATGATTATCCCGTTGGAGCGATGTTTTCATCCTTTTACCTATTGACCAAAGGAGACTCATTGATTGTATCCAATAGCGGATCCAATGAACTGTATTTTTATAATCTGAAGACTGACTCAGTCAGCTCCAAAGCCTATTCCAGCCAATACACCAGTTTTGAGATCACTAAGTCCTTTCCGGAGCGCGTGGACTCAGAAGCGGAATACCGAAGCTTGATTCAGGAAACCAGGAAAAATGTACACTATGGCTCCCTGATTTTTGACGGGCAGCACGATGTCTACTGGAGGTTCAGCAAGGAAATGGACCGCATGAAAGGCGATACACTGGTTTATAAAAATGTACTCACAGCTTTTGATCCCCAATTCAATCAACTGCATGAAGAGCTCCTGCCAGAGGATTTTGAGGTTCCATATAAAGCCTTTGTGAGAAAGGGCATGATCTATACATTTTTGAATATAGACGATGAGGTAGCATTTGTGAGATATAACCCAAGTTTTGAAAAATGA
- a CDS encoding class A beta-lactamase-related serine hydrolase, giving the protein MIRSILCLLFVTVFILSCSNRSDIPFEGNLDEYPTLKRVLDSADKYKVQLIYTQIDRNEHGNPLFTDYTVNLEDQRYFYPASTVKLPVALLSLEWLEEQSVAGLTEETTMLIDSVRPSQVPALSDFTAEDSLPSIAQYIKKILLVSDNDAYNRLYELLGQDYINEKLKEKGLQHTMINHRLSFPISAEENRYFNPVKFVDSSGNVLLELPERHAEREYALESQPSLGIAHYAGEKLVEAPMDFTFKNKFALSDLHGVVQRIVFPGAFMESQRFQLNEEHRDMILKYMSMYPGESDFPKYELPEYYDSYSKFFKFGSDQKPIPEQFRIFNKTGWAYGHLIDGSYFVDFESGVEFFVSAVIYVNENETLNDNEYEFEEIGTPFFTELGEYLYNLELKRKRMISPDLSQFRFDYAGD; this is encoded by the coding sequence ATGATAAGATCTATACTTTGCCTTTTGTTTGTCACAGTCTTTATCCTCTCTTGCTCAAACCGGAGCGATATCCCATTTGAAGGTAATCTGGATGAATACCCCACGCTGAAAAGAGTTCTGGACAGTGCGGATAAGTATAAGGTGCAGCTCATCTACACGCAAATCGACCGGAATGAGCATGGGAATCCCCTATTCACAGACTACACCGTAAATCTCGAAGACCAGCGTTATTTCTATCCGGCGTCCACGGTCAAGCTTCCGGTGGCATTGCTGAGTTTGGAATGGCTGGAGGAGCAAAGTGTGGCTGGACTTACTGAAGAAACCACTATGCTAATCGATTCTGTGAGACCTTCCCAGGTGCCGGCTTTGAGCGATTTCACAGCGGAGGATTCTCTTCCAAGCATCGCGCAATACATCAAAAAAATTCTGTTGGTATCCGACAATGACGCTTACAACAGGCTTTACGAATTGCTGGGTCAGGATTACATCAATGAGAAGCTAAAGGAAAAGGGGCTGCAGCACACCATGATCAACCATAGGCTGAGCTTTCCTATCTCAGCAGAGGAAAATCGATATTTCAATCCGGTAAAGTTTGTAGACAGCAGTGGGAATGTACTTTTGGAGCTTCCGGAGCGGCATGCTGAAAGGGAATATGCGCTGGAATCGCAGCCAAGTTTGGGCATAGCGCACTATGCCGGAGAGAAGCTGGTCGAGGCTCCTATGGATTTTACTTTCAAAAATAAATTTGCGCTTTCGGATCTTCATGGAGTAGTGCAGCGAATCGTTTTTCCGGGAGCGTTTATGGAATCCCAACGCTTTCAACTCAATGAGGAACACCGGGACATGATCCTGAAGTACATGAGCATGTATCCTGGAGAGAGCGATTTTCCTAAGTATGAACTTCCGGAATACTACGACAGCTATTCCAAATTCTTCAAGTTTGGATCCGATCAAAAACCTATTCCTGAGCAGTTTCGAATTTTCAATAAAACCGGCTGGGCTTATGGGCATCTGATTGATGGCAGCTACTTTGTGGATTTTGAAAGTGGTGTGGAGTTCTTTGTTTCCGCCGTGATATATGTCAATGAAAATGAGACGCTCAATGACAACGAGTATGAATTTGAAGAAATAGGAACTCCGTTTTTCACCGAATTGGGGGAGTATTTATATAACCTAGAATTAAAACGAAAGCGGATGATTTCCCCGGATTTGAGTCAATTTCGATTTGATTATGCTGGAGATTAG
- a CDS encoding DUF4221 family protein — protein MNRLLAFLFVPVIFSCSAKLEKEEVLAEESSALLFDYTLDTVIIDSGDSKPYLDMKLVSSDYVASEGLLYNLDPGTGRVDVIDIAAQKLTDQIQFEIDGPNGIRRYFPTGIKKTSGDDLIIRDYYDILRMGTDKKLKDSYRLRNHTLAGDNLRDGQEINGMGEVAQDGTFFASYYGYYPSNGPIMGLAKVDFASKSLRLIPVDFKEQSAKLTIRWDFREGKSTVIPEFKFLTLDKHNFIASNTYKNELWYYDAGTDSVYHRVYKSKLTANVKRGNFRKRVRSMREYTLAKNRKYQEVVFGPIVKDPTKQLFYRYSREVQQVPDRGGSFFRFVLTVFDDQLNQVHEEKLALSAAIPGEYYANKTFVHQGMLYTFLDLKSQLAFVRLKPTFYHEKN, from the coding sequence ATGAACAGACTTCTTGCTTTTCTTTTTGTGCCAGTGATTTTCAGTTGCTCTGCCAAATTGGAAAAGGAAGAAGTATTGGCTGAGGAAAGTAGCGCTTTGCTCTTTGATTACACCTTGGATACGGTGATAATAGATTCCGGGGACTCCAAGCCTTACCTGGATATGAAGTTGGTATCCTCGGATTATGTGGCCTCGGAAGGATTGCTGTACAATCTGGATCCGGGTACCGGAAGGGTAGATGTGATTGATATTGCTGCGCAAAAGCTCACCGATCAAATCCAATTTGAAATAGATGGACCCAATGGTATCCGTAGGTACTTTCCCACTGGAATCAAAAAGACCAGCGGTGACGATCTGATCATCCGGGACTACTACGATATCCTGCGAATGGGAACGGATAAAAAACTCAAGGATTCCTATCGCCTGCGTAACCATACCCTGGCCGGAGACAATCTCAGAGATGGTCAGGAGATCAACGGCATGGGAGAAGTGGCTCAGGATGGCACTTTCTTCGCAAGCTATTACGGCTATTATCCTTCCAATGGCCCCATCATGGGGTTGGCTAAGGTTGATTTCGCCAGTAAATCCCTGCGACTGATCCCGGTGGATTTCAAGGAGCAGTCTGCCAAGCTCACCATACGCTGGGATTTTCGCGAAGGGAAAAGCACCGTAATTCCCGAATTCAAGTTTCTCACCTTGGATAAGCATAATTTTATTGCTTCCAATACCTACAAAAACGAACTCTGGTACTATGATGCCGGGACAGATTCGGTCTATCACAGGGTATATAAAAGTAAACTCACAGCAAATGTCAAACGCGGGAACTTCCGTAAGCGGGTGCGCTCCATGCGGGAATATACCTTGGCCAAAAACCGGAAATACCAGGAGGTGGTTTTTGGTCCCATCGTCAAGGATCCGACAAAACAGCTTTTCTATCGATATAGCCGGGAGGTGCAGCAGGTTCCCGATCGAGGAGGCAGCTTTTTCCGTTTTGTTTTGACCGTTTTTGATGATCAACTCAACCAAGTTCACGAGGAAAAACTGGCTTTATCCGCCGCGATTCCCGGGGAATACTATGCAAACAAAACCTTTGTCCATCAGGGCATGCTTTATACATTTTTGGATCTAAAAAGCCAGTTGGCTTTTGTCCGACTTAAGCCCACCTTCTATCATGAAAAGAATTAG
- a CDS encoding DUF4221 domain-containing protein — MKRISYLVLAFCVFTACSSPSEKLVQKKSLAIEIDTVRVDSKDELLFLNYFLNVSSLDASGDYLYNFNMPQFRLEKINMETLELDSLIQLEKDGPNALQNFISTLKVLDHGGFLFYNGNTVVQLNEAGERTMNINLVQETWFNELIPEGKGVLGQSSGISSDGKLFSAFYGDPGIGTKPEGIAHIDLESKTGEIIPTEEFDYVAGSSLLLRLDGMIRGGSTALVFFNPEKDKIFMSSSSRNDFMSYDLAADSLMEKQYESALTSNAVETSDPVIVEDLEEFRRLGDEKDKEVVFGQWFLDQESGNRWRFSKEMDRILAEDSVIFKTVLTGIDKNYEMIGETELPVGFRFPYKAWVRKGMIYTFLNENDELAFIRIKPEF; from the coding sequence ATGAAAAGAATTAGTTATTTAGTACTCGCCTTTTGTGTTTTTACGGCATGCTCTTCCCCTTCTGAAAAGCTTGTTCAGAAAAAAAGCTTAGCTATTGAGATCGATACAGTGCGGGTGGACAGCAAGGATGAACTCCTGTTTTTGAATTATTTTCTTAATGTATCCTCTTTAGACGCTTCAGGAGATTACCTGTACAATTTCAATATGCCTCAGTTTAGGTTGGAGAAAATCAATATGGAAACCTTAGAACTGGACAGCTTGATCCAGCTGGAAAAGGATGGGCCTAATGCCCTCCAAAATTTTATTTCCACCCTTAAGGTGCTGGACCATGGGGGGTTCTTGTTTTACAATGGAAATACAGTAGTTCAGCTGAATGAAGCGGGCGAAAGAACCATGAATATTAACCTGGTTCAGGAAACCTGGTTTAATGAGTTGATCCCGGAGGGCAAGGGTGTTCTGGGTCAGTCCAGCGGGATTTCAAGTGACGGAAAGCTATTCAGCGCTTTCTACGGAGATCCCGGTATTGGGACCAAGCCAGAGGGAATTGCCCATATCGATCTGGAGTCGAAAACAGGGGAAATCATCCCCACGGAGGAATTTGATTATGTAGCTGGCAGTAGCCTTCTCCTCAGACTGGACGGCATGATCAGGGGAGGAAGTACTGCACTCGTTTTTTTCAATCCAGAGAAAGACAAAATCTTCATGTCCAGTAGCTCTAGAAATGATTTTATGAGCTATGATCTAGCAGCAGATAGCCTGATGGAGAAGCAGTATGAAAGCGCACTTACCAGCAATGCAGTAGAAACAAGTGATCCGGTGATCGTGGAGGATTTGGAAGAATTTCGGCGTCTGGGAGATGAAAAAGATAAGGAGGTAGTGTTTGGTCAGTGGTTTCTAGATCAGGAAAGCGGGAATCGATGGAGATTTTCCAAGGAGATGGACCGGATACTAGCTGAGGATAGTGTGATTTTCAAGACAGTTCTGACCGGGATTGATAAAAATTACGAAATGATCGGAGAAACCGAGCTTCCAGTAGGGTTTCGATTTCCCTATAAAGCTTGGGTTAGAAAAGGAATGATTTACACCTTCTTGAATGAAAATGATGAACTGGCCTTTATTCGGATCAAACCTGAGTTTTAA
- a CDS encoding aminotransferase class I/II-fold pyridoxal phosphate-dependent enzyme produces MIELEGKEYLYFSGTSYLGIAQHLDFLDILTNNLFEFGANHGQSRINNIRLQVFDEFEEEFALSAGAPAAAVLSSGYLAGMAAWKALFEKDKHTWVAPDAHSAILPDGIFPNAQLDFTQWKKDCLAQSEQLSPQKILIIGNAVDPFRCQIHQYDWVREIAKKHEVSLLIDDSHAFGVIGDSIYGTYDQWSHPSINLLVAGSLGKGLGLPAGIILGDEVQIQKIKSTALFGGASPGSPAHLQTFLQMEHLYDGQKLWLNDACGIFAQETADVLQVIGSQDFPAFVYTDDSWTRQFEKAGIITSSFPYPTPESPSVNRIVISAFHELGDIQYLNDIIHDLAQ; encoded by the coding sequence ATGATAGAATTAGAGGGGAAAGAGTACCTCTATTTCAGCGGAACTTCTTATTTGGGGATAGCTCAGCATCTTGATTTTTTGGACATTCTGACCAATAATTTGTTTGAATTCGGGGCAAATCACGGGCAAAGCAGGATCAATAATATAAGATTACAGGTGTTTGATGAGTTTGAGGAGGAGTTTGCACTATCCGCAGGAGCGCCCGCAGCGGCTGTGCTGAGTTCTGGCTATCTGGCAGGAATGGCAGCTTGGAAGGCTCTTTTTGAAAAGGACAAGCACACCTGGGTGGCTCCTGATGCGCATTCGGCGATTCTGCCGGATGGTATTTTTCCTAATGCACAATTAGATTTTACACAATGGAAAAAAGATTGCCTAGCGCAATCTGAGCAGCTTTCACCTCAGAAAATCCTAATTATAGGCAATGCAGTGGATCCTTTTCGCTGCCAGATTCACCAGTACGACTGGGTCAGAGAAATCGCTAAAAAGCATGAGGTTAGTTTGCTGATCGACGACAGTCATGCATTCGGGGTAATCGGGGATAGCATTTATGGTACCTATGATCAGTGGTCCCACCCTTCCATCAATTTGCTGGTTGCGGGTTCTCTGGGAAAAGGCCTGGGCTTACCGGCCGGGATCATTCTAGGCGATGAGGTACAAATCCAGAAGATAAAAAGCACGGCCTTATTTGGTGGGGCCTCGCCAGGTTCCCCAGCACATCTCCAGACATTTCTACAGATGGAACATCTCTACGATGGGCAAAAACTCTGGCTCAACGATGCCTGCGGTATTTTTGCCCAGGAAACTGCCGATGTCCTGCAAGTGATCGGGAGTCAGGATTTTCCTGCTTTTGTGTATACAGATGACAGTTGGACCAGGCAGTTTGAAAAAGCAGGTATTATCACTTCTTCCTTTCCATACCCCACTCCGGAGAGCCCTTCTGTAAATAGAATAGTCATTTCTGCTTTCCATGAACTGGGAGATATTCAGTATTTGAATGATATTATACATGACCTAGCACAATGA
- a CDS encoding DUF4221 family protein, which produces MNRILYLAGLLLLLSCSQHREQNHDERKLSFSYELDTLRVDSQNHLFNLAHNLPMVKLSPDGRYLYFFDDYNYALDKVDMISMKYDLSVPLEKEGPKGVGNSFDFAPKDDGTIQLLTEKALIKIDGSGNLLNASPVLSSIFDVEKEKQFFRYAKISSDQRFLFGLTSSIKQEQYLGWIDLVDSLYHEVLPDSMRYRENLKVDLGRLSLSGMFEPEYLNNRIVLYHDDGIDFYTLDPASRTWVFHDFSPGLIEKRKAGNYPNKGSMEDLPKILEMEKLEINYRRLVYDSKNKRYYRIASKRRENQTRGTVPNQYLLVFSEDFKLIHEEDMSDLPISLHSYFVREGKFWIRNQETEELEFLVFEFSLN; this is translated from the coding sequence ATGAATAGGATTCTTTATCTGGCAGGTTTGCTATTACTTTTATCTTGTTCTCAACATAGGGAACAAAATCATGATGAGAGAAAGCTTTCGTTTTCATATGAGCTAGACACCCTTAGGGTCGATAGTCAAAACCATTTGTTTAACCTAGCTCATAATTTGCCCATGGTGAAGCTTTCCCCAGATGGACGTTACCTTTATTTCTTCGATGATTATAATTATGCTTTAGATAAAGTAGATATGATTTCAATGAAGTACGATTTGTCAGTTCCGTTGGAAAAAGAAGGTCCCAAAGGAGTCGGAAATTCGTTTGATTTCGCCCCAAAAGATGATGGGACTATTCAATTACTAACAGAAAAGGCATTAATAAAAATAGATGGGAGCGGTAACCTTCTCAATGCCTCGCCTGTCTTGAGTTCCATTTTTGATGTAGAGAAAGAGAAGCAGTTTTTTCGTTACGCTAAAATTTCCAGCGATCAAAGGTTCCTGTTTGGCTTGACCTCTTCGATTAAGCAAGAGCAATACCTGGGTTGGATAGATTTAGTAGATTCTTTGTACCATGAAGTGCTTCCAGATAGTATGAGGTACCGAGAAAACTTAAAAGTTGACTTGGGAAGATTAAGTCTCAGTGGGATGTTTGAACCTGAGTATTTAAACAACCGAATAGTACTTTATCACGATGATGGAATTGACTTTTACACACTTGACCCTGCTTCGAGGACTTGGGTTTTTCATGACTTTTCTCCTGGCTTAATAGAGAAGAGAAAAGCAGGGAATTACCCTAATAAGGGTTCTATGGAGGATCTGCCAAAGATTCTTGAAATGGAGAAACTGGAAATCAATTATCGCCGATTAGTATATGATTCCAAGAATAAGCGCTATTATCGAATAGCATCGAAAAGGAGGGAAAACCAGACTAGAGGCACTGTGCCTAATCAATACCTGCTTGTGTTTTCGGAAGATTTCAAGCTAATACATGAGGAAGATATGTCTGATTTACCGATTTCTCTTCATAGCTATTTTGTACGGGAGGGTAAATTTTGGATTCGAAATCAGGAAACTGAAGAACTGGAGTTTTTAGTTTTTGAATTTAGCCTGAACTAA